One window from the genome of Sebastes umbrosus isolate fSebUmb1 chromosome 12, fSebUmb1.pri, whole genome shotgun sequence encodes:
- the LOC119498343 gene encoding tripartite motif-containing protein 16-like protein: MAQKGVQLDEETISCSICLDLLKDPVTIPCGHSYCMNCIQTHWDGEDKKKIYSCPQCRQTFKRRPVLMKSTMLADLVEEMKKEHKGHDTVSAAAERTERQRDLEVSRLNIQQRIQDREKDVKLLQQEVEAVNHSADKAVKDSEKIFTELIRLMEKRSSDVKQQVRSQQESEVSQVKELQEKLEQEIIELKRRDAEMKLLSHTEDLNQFLLNYHSLSPLSESTSRINIRPLSYFEDVTAAVSEVRDKLQDVLREKWTNVSQTVTEVDVLQSQPEPKTRAEFLKYSHEITLDPNTANTLLLLSEGNRKATFMMHHQSYPSHPDRFTGGHQVLSRESLTGRCYWEVEWRGAKVYVAVAYKSIRRAGRANQCWFGWNDKSWALDCEQKHFRFRYNNVQTPVSGPRSSRVGVYLDHSAGVLSFYSVSETMTLLHRVQTTFTEPLYAGLCLSTYDDTAEFGKLK; encoded by the exons ATGGCGCAgaaaggagttcagctggacGAGGAAACAATCTCTTGttccatctgtctggatctactgaaggatccggtgactattccctgtggacacagctactgcatgaactgtattcAAACCCACTGGGATGGAGAGGACaagaagaagatctacagctgccctcagtgtaggcagaccttcaAACGGAGGCCTGTCCTGATGAAAAGCACCATGTTAGCAGATTTAGTGGAGGAAATGAAGAAG gaacataaaggccacgacaccgtctcagctgcagcagaaaggactgagaggcagagagacctggaggtgagtcgactcaacatccagcagaggatccaggacagagagaaagatgtgaagctgctccaacaggaggtggaggctgtcaatcactctgctgataaagcagtgaaggacagtgagaagatcttcaccgagctgatccgtctcatggagaaaagaagctctgatgtgaagcagcaggtcagatcccagcaggaaagtgaagtgagtcaagtcaaagagcttcaggagaagctggagcaggagatcattgagctgaagaggagagacgctgagatgaagctgctgtcacacacagaggatctcAACCAGTTTTTACTCAACTACCActcactgtcaccactcagCGAATCTACATCCAGaatcaatatccgtcctctgagctactttgaggacgtgacggcggctgtgtcagaagtcagagataaactacaggacgttctgagagagaaatggacaaacgtctcacagacagtgactgaagtggatgttttacagtcacaaccagagcccaagaccagagctgaaTTCTTGAAATATTCACATGAAAtaacactggatccaaacacagcaaacacactgctgttattatctgaggggaacagaaaagcaacatttatgATGCATCATCAGTCTTATCctagtcacccagacagattcactggaGGTCatcaggtcctgagtagagagagtctgactggacgttgttactgggaggtggagtggagaGGGGCAAAAGTTTATGTAGCAGtcgcatacaagagtatcaggaGAGCAGGGAGGGCGAATCAATGTTGGTTTGGATGGAATGACAAATCTTGGGCGTTAGATtgtgaacaaaaacattttagatttaGGTACAACAATGTCCAAACTCCCGTCTCAGGTCCtcggtcctccagagtaggagtgtacctggatcacagtgcaggtgttctgtccttctacagcgtctctgaaaccatgactctcctccacagagtccagaccacattcactgagcctctctatgctggactcTGCCTTTCAACTTATGATGACACTGCTGAGTTCggtaaactgaaatag
- the LOC119498340 gene encoding tripartite motif-containing protein 16-like: protein MAQKGIQLEQETFSCSICLDLLKDPVTIPCGHSYCMNCIQNHWDGEDEKKIYSCPQCRQTFTPRPVLMKSTMLADLVEELKKTGLQAAPTDHCYAGPEDVACDVCTGRKLKAFKSCLVCLFSYCEKHLQPHYDVAQLKKHKLVEPSKKLQENICSRHDEVMKIFCRTDQQCICYLCLMDDHKGHDTVSAAAERTERQRELEVSRLNIQQRIQDREKDVKLLQQEVKAVNRSADKAVKDSEKIFTELIRLMEKRSSDVKQQVRSQQKSEVSRVKELQEKLEQEITELKRRDAEMKLLSHTEDLNQFLINYPSLSPLSESTSSINIRPLSYFEDVTAAVSEVRDKLQDVLREKWTNVSQTVTEVDVLLSQPEPKTRAEFLKYSREITLDPNTANTLLLLSEGNRKATFMMQHQSYPSHPDRFIGIRQVLSRESLTGRCYWEVEWRGRKVYVAVAYKSTRRAGRASECLFGWNDKSWALDCDQNSYTFWYNYVKTPVSGPRSSRVGVYLDHSAGVLSFYSVSETMTLLHRVQTTFTEPLCAGLWLLDPDVTAELCKLK from the coding sequence atggcgcagaaagGAATTCAGCTGGAGCAGGAAACCTTCTCTTGttccatctgtctggatctactgaaggatccggtgactattccctgtggacacagctactgcatgaactgtattcaaaaccactgggatggagaggatgagaagaagatctacagctgccctcagtgtaggcagaccttcacaccgaggcctgtcctgatgaaaagcaccatgttagcagatttagtggaggaactgaagaagactggactccaagctgctcctactgatcactgctatgctggacctgaagatgtggcctgtgatgtctgcactggtaggaaactgaaagccttcaagtcctgtctggtgtgtctgttctcttactgtgagaaacacctccagcctcattacGATGTGGCTcaattaaagaaacacaagctggtggagccctccaagaagctccaggagaacatctgctctcgtcacgatgaggtgatgaagattttctgtcgtactgatcagcagtgtatctgttatctctgcttaatGGATGAccataaaggccacgacaccgtctcagctgcagcagaaaggactgagaggcagagagagctggaggtgagtcgactcaacatccagcagaggatccaggacagagagaaagatgtgaagctgctccaacaggaggtgaaggctgtcaatcgctctgctgataaagcagtgaagGACAGTGAAaagatcttcaccgagctgatccgtctcatggagaaaagaagctctgatgtgaagcagcaggtcagatcccagcagaaaagtgaagtgagtcgagtcaaagagcttcaggagaagctggagcaggagatcactgagctgaagaggagagacgctgagatgaagctgctgtcacacacagaagATCTCAACCAGTTTTTAATCaactacccctcactgtcaccactcagtgaatctacatccagcatcaatatccgtcctctgagctactttgaggacgtgacggcggctgtgtcagaagtcagagataaactacaggacgttctgagagagaaatggacaaacgtctcacagacagtgactgaagtggatgttttactgtcacaaccagagcccaagaccagagctgaaTTCTTGAAATATTCACGTGAAAtaacactggatccaaacacagcaaacacactgctgttattatctgaggggaacagaaaagcaacatttatgATGCAACATCAGTCTTATCctagtcacccagacagattcatTGGGATTCgtcaggtcctgagtagagagagtctgactggacgttgttactgggaggtggagtggagagggagaaaggTTTATGTAGCAGTCGCATACAAGAGTACCAGGAGAGCAGGGAGGGCGAGTGAATGTTTGTTTGGATGGAATGACAAATCTTGGGCGTTAGATTGTGACCAAAACAGTTATACATTTTGGTACAACTATGTCAAAAcccccgtctcaggtcctcggtcctccagagtaggagtgtacctggatcacagtgcaggtgttctgtccttctacagcgtctctgaaaccatgactctcctccacagagtccagaccacattcactgagcctctctgtGCTGGACTCTGGCTTTTAGATCCTGATGTcactgctgagttgtgtaaactgaaatag